One genomic segment of Pseudomonadota bacterium includes these proteins:
- the ykgO gene encoding type B 50S ribosomal protein L36, translating into MKVLSSLKSAKQRHRDCKVVRRRGKLFVICKSNPRFKARQR; encoded by the coding sequence ATGAAAGTCTTGTCATCGCTCAAGTCAGCCAAACAGCGCCACCGCGACTGCAAGGTGGTCCGCCGTCGCGGCAAGCTGTTTGTCATCTGCAAATCCAATCCGCGGTTTAAGGCGCGCCAGCGCTAA